In Amaranthus tricolor cultivar Red isolate AtriRed21 chromosome 3, ASM2621246v1, whole genome shotgun sequence, a single window of DNA contains:
- the LOC130807765 gene encoding putative WEB family protein At1g65010, chloroplastic: MEQQMRRHENILEELNEERKIKGQMNNAEVDILKESLQNIEKPGSLESKILLEEIDILKNELKQAMEAEVTSKRAMDELAVALKEIATESNQAKEKLTYTVQHLEAAKEEASILKAMVKRNEENYTSLLKESKKQNDHLKNTITRLRLEAEESLLAFNEKEIQFVNCIKKTEEEKYSAQEECIKLAKSLKEAEEISEKAKDDNKKLRDILEQALNEANVAKDAASLAQTENYFLKDSLIEKDRHIVALVQETERLKRVITSGSKKEIAKLEKENKEKDSKELKRVAKKESVIVENTEKEPKEGRRLSNAFTFDLHHLWPSNHGIGMACKSSKDFDGDIEEEDVRLDSIFDVVEYPVRDMSSFHHRRNSSVGSSEDNLHLDHFDDDAHYDDLEMERSSFGKSKALLKRFSDLLRRRNSHSPKDVPNSPKEMPT, from the coding sequence ATGGAACAACAAATGAGAAGGCATGAAAATATCCTAGAGGAGCTTAATGAGGAAAGAAAGATCAAAGGGCAGATGAACAATGCAGAGGTGGACATCTTGAAGGAATCCCTTCAAAACATAGAAAAACCCGGATCTTTAGAATCGAAAATTTTGTTGGAAGAGATTGATATTCTAAAGAACGAGCTGAAGCAGGCGATGGAAGCAGAAGTTACGAGCAAAAGGGCTATGGATGAACTTGCGGTGGCATTAAAAGAAATTGCAACGGAATCCAACCAGGCTAAGGAGAAGCTAACATATACAGTGCAACATCTTGAAGCAGCGAAGGAAGAAGCTTCCATTTTGAAAGCAATGGTTAAAAGAAATGAAGAGAATTACACTTCACTCTTGAAAgaatcaaaaaaacaaaatgatcACTTGAAAAATACAATTACAAGGTTAAGATTAGAGGCAGAAGAGTCTCTTTTGGCCTTCAATGAAAAGGAAATTCAATTTGTGAACTGCATTAAGAAAACAGAAGAGGAGAAATATAGTGCCCAAGAGGAATGCATTAAACTGGccaagtctttgaaagaggcgGAAGAGATAAGCGAAAAAGCGAAGGATGATAACAAGAAATTGAGAGATATACTTGAGCAAGCTCTGAATGAAGCAAACGTGGCTAAAGACGCTGCTAGTCTTGCTCAAACCGAGAATTATTTTCTCAAGGACTCTCTTATAGAGAAAGATCGACACATTGTCGCCCTTGTGCAGGAAACTGAGCGCCTCAAAAGGGTAATCACATCAGGATCTAAAAAGGAGATTGCAAAACTCGAGAAAGAGAACAAAGAGAAGGATAGCAAAGAGCTGAAAAGGGTGGCAAAAAAGGAAAGTGTAATTGTAGAAAACACAGAGAAGGAACCTAAAGAAGGCAGGAGATTGAGTAATGCATTTACTTTTGATCTTCACCATCTTTGGCCTTCTAATCATGGTATCGGTATGGCATGTAAGTCGAGCAAGGATTTTGATGGAGATATCGAGGAGGAGGATGTTCGGTTGGATTCAATTTTCGACGTTGTCGAGTACCCAGTAAGGGATATGTCATCCTTTCATCATCGGAGGAATTCATCAGTTGGCAGCAGTGAAGATAATCTACATCTAGATCATTTTGATGATGATGCACATTATGATGATTTGGAGATGGAGAGGAGCTCATTTGGGAAGAGTAAAGCTCTGCTTAAGAGATTTAGTGATCTTTTACGAAGGAGAAACTCTCACTCGCCAAAAGATGTACCGAATTCACCCAAGGAAATGCCAACGTAG
- the LOC130807766 gene encoding histone H3.3 translates to MARTKQTARKSTGGKAPRKQLATKAARKSAPTTGGVKKPHRYRPGTVALREIRKYQKSTELLIRKLPFQRLVREIAQDFKTDLRFQSHAVLALQEAAEAYLVGLFEDTNLCAIHAKRVTIMPKDIQLARRIRGERA, encoded by the exons ATGGCCCGTACGAAGCAAACTGCACGTAAGAGTACTGGAGGAAAGGCTCCCAGGAAGCAACTCGCCACAAAG GCTGCTCGTAAGTCTGCTCCAACAACAGGAGGAGTGAAAAAGCCCCACCGTTACCGTCCTGGAACCGTGGCACTACGTGAAATTAGGAAATACCAAAAGAGTACCGAGCTGTTGATCAGGAAATTGCCATTCCAGAGATTGGTTCGTGAGATTGCTCAGGACTTCAAGACCGATCTCCGTTTCCAAAGTCACGCTGTGTTGGCTCTTCAAGAGGCTGCTGAGGCTTACCTTGTTGGTCTCTTTGAGGATACCAATCTCTGCGCTATCCATGCCAAGCGTGTTACCATCATGCCTAAGGACATTCAGCTTGCCCGAAGGATTAGGGGTGAACGTGCTTAA
- the LOC130807764 gene encoding stress response protein nst1-like codes for MQRYRAGEDLDEYEDDLEDQYEDDEDQYDDEEDEEEEEEKEKPRSAEEIKYLNFREKLKAKHRSILRSENGKNGTSINHSQLSNFGKFFGPSTPVIAERVIQESKSLLETRHLVPKVSTSQNDVKKVNMPSTLTSRNGSSEKPFPRQVKSKAQIIKQNRDYSQLLSEDADISKQAKELDPQKSLAPRPGFDDARSAQGRAKRIETSHHAKKEYDGREQRKLSSGSSQAHDSRRTISEKSTSGCRANYPSSDSRRQLDLRKQPQSNRQAGSSSGNGSRLTGSSSQNGSRQAGSSSGNGSRQAGISSGSGSRPTVQKTLPPNYPSSSGDRKMSVGSVEKRPFSVPVGNKASAVSKTSILDRQRTVVKPQASSVNSRLEHKRDVHRFTESKTSKENVAASKSQMMRPPNRSSSNSEKGHHIKQQKPVGQLQKSYAAPSKDHKIKKRRSPEPEDFDYRSEIRNLFRYNPSRFSKYDDDDDDMCMEAGFDAIQQEEKRSARIARQEDEEEWIKIQEEERRERLQKKAKMRRMR; via the exons ATGCAACGTTATCGC GCTGGTGAGGATTTGGATGAATACGAGGATGACTTAGAAGATCaatatgaagatgatgaagaccaatatgatgatgaggaagatgagGAGGAAGAGGAGGAAAAGGAAAAGCCTAGGTCAGCAGAGGAAATTAAATACCTTAATTTTCGAGAAAAGTTGAAGGCAAAACACAGGTCCATTTTGAGAAGCGAAAATGGCAAGAATGGTACCAGCATTAACCACTCACAATTGAGCAA TTTTGGTAAATTTTTTGGTCCGTCAACCCCTGTGATTGCTGAAAGAGTTATCCAAGAAAGCAAGTCGTTGCTTGAGACTCGCCATTTAGTACCTAAAGTATCGACTTCTCAAAATGAT GTCAAGAAGGTTAACATGCCATCCACTTTGACATCTAGAAATGGATCAAGCGAGAAGCCTTTTCCAAGACAG GTCAAATCAAAAGCACagataattaaacaaaatagagaTTATTCTCAACTATTGTCAGAGGATGCAGACATTTCCAAGCAAGCAAAAGAGCTTGATCCACAAAAGAGTTTAGCTCCAAGGCCTG GTTTTGACGATGCAAGATCAGCTCAAGGTCGAGCAAAGAGAATCGAGACTTCACATCATGCAAAAAAAGAATATGATGGGCGTGAACAAAGGAAGTTGTCTTCTGGGAGTTCACAGGCGCATGATTCCCGAAGGACAATTTCTGAGAAATCGACTTCAGGTTGCAGAGCTAATTATCCCTCTAGTGATTCAAGAAGGCAGCTTGATTTGAGAAAGCAACCCCAGTCGAATAGACAGGCAGGAAGCAGTAGTGGGAATGGATCTAGACTGACAGGAAGCAGTAGTCAGAATGGATCAAGACAGGCAGGAAGCAGTAGTGGGAATGGATCTAGACAGGCAGGAATCAGTAGTGGGAGTGGATCTAGACCTACTGTGCAGAAGACCTTGCCCCCAAACTATCCATCGTCTTCTGGTGACAGAAAAATGTCAGTTGGTTCTGTGGAGAAAAGGCCGTTCAGTGTTCCTGTAGGGAATAAGGCATCTGCTGTTTCAAAGACTTCTATACTTGATCGGCAGAGAACTGTGGTAAAACCTCAGGCTTCTAGTGTAAATAGCCGTTTGGAGCATAAGAGGGATGTTCATCGATTTACTGAGAGCAAAACATCAAAGGAAAATGTAGCAGCTTCGAAATCTCAG ATGATGAGGCCACCTAATCGAAGTTCTTCAAATTCGGAAAAAGGCCACCACATTAAGCAGCAAAAGCCTGTTGGGCAGTTACAAAAATCTTATGCTGCTCCTAGTAAAGACCATAAGATAAAAAAACGAAGGTCTCCAGAGCCCGAAGATTTTGATTATAGGTCCGAGATTCGGAATCTTTTCAG GTATAATCCTTCAAGATTTAGCAAgtatgatgacgatgatgatgatatgtGTATGGAAGCGGGATTCGATGCCATACAACAAGAGGAAAAGAGAAG TGCAAGGATAGCTCGACAAGAAGACGAAGAAGAATGGATTAAGATTCAGGAAGAAGAGAGACGGGAAAGGCTTCAAAAGAAGGCAAAGATGCGTAGGATGCGATGA
- the LOC130807762 gene encoding uncharacterized protein LOC130807762 isoform X1 produces the protein MALLRNGKLENGETQDPARTFRALVEKADRKFSRVRDLPAFGPGPNPARYLNKVFKAYTKVWEFQRKNRVKLVESGLTRWEIGEIASRIGQLYFGQYMRSSEARFLLESYVFYQAILNRRYFQEQGGGVSVRFKELRFYARFLLVALLLNRRHLVAFLVDRFKALVDDTRSTFRETNIKEWRLVVQEIVRFVNADKSFSNARPLRYCAMFDSHPVSLPFVARFHAKKVLKLNDAVLTSYHRNEVKFAELTLDTYRMLQCLEWESSGSSYQKHQNEPIESDVHNDFSGTSGLIDVNLAADLIDPTLPPNPRKAVLYRPTVTHFVAQVIANMCEELPPDSIILIYVSSSLGTFNPVRTETSGGSRRFSKNQVLLSTTHNQNTSPGDKKGYLSGYYDTSLCLSPRGIAGSNNLYPGDLLPFTRKPLFFVIDSDNSHAFKIIHGSERGEPSALLLSPLRPSFKNPPNVDAIENGSQFTLFLTNPLLAFCQLVGLSESDRETDNYNEAEDIVVNALAKWEVMLCSSTTIDLVWGQVLPDPFLRRIILRFIFCRAVLSLFHPPETRESYVPDCLPHLPDFVSPDSEAVESHIRRLANCLKVSNAFIKT, from the exons ATGGCACTACTGCGTAACGGTAAATTGGAAAACGGGGAAACCCAAGATCCGGCCCGGACATTCCGAGCTTTGGTAGAGAAAGCAGACCGGAAATTTTCTAGGGTTCGTGACCTTCCTGCTTTCGGACCCGGACCTAACCCCGCCCGATACTTAAACAAAGTGTTCAAGGCATATACAAAAGTGTGGGAATTCCAGCGAAAAAATCGGGTCAAATTGGTGGAGTCGGGACTAACGAGGTGGGAAATTGGGGAGATCGCTTCTAGAATCGGGCAACTGTATTTCGGGCAGTACATGAGGAGTAGTGAAGCTCGATTTTTATTGGAATCGTATGTATTTTACCAAGCTATTCTAAATCGTAGGTATTTTCAAGAACAGGGTGGTGGGGTTAGTGTTAGGTTTAAGGAATTAAGATTTTATGCTCGCTTTTTGTTGGTTGCTTTGCTTTTGAACCGCCGTCATCTTGTTGCGTTCCTCGTTGACCGGTTTAAAGCTCTTGTTGATGATACTCGTTCTACTTTTCGG GAAACTAACATCAAAGAATGGAGACTAGTGGTACAAGAGATTGTTCGCTTTGTAAATGCTGATAAGTCATTCTCAAATGCACGACCTTTACGTTATTGTGCTATGTTTGACTCTCATCCAGTCTCTTTGCCGTTTGTGGCTCGTTTTCATGCCAAGAAAGTTCTTAAGTTGAACGATGCAGTGTTAACTAGCTATCACCGGAATGAG GTTAAGTTTGCGGAATTGACTTTAGACACATACAGAATGCTGCAATGTTTAGAATGGGAATCAAGCGGATCATCTTACCAAAAGCATCAAAATGAACCAATTGAAAGTGATGTTCATAACGACTTTTCTGGCACTTCTGGTTTAATTGATGTCAATTTGGCTGCTGATTTGATTGATCCAACATTGCCTCCAAATCCAAGGAAAGCAGTTCTCTATCGCCCGACAGTGACTCACTTTGTTGCA CAGGTTATTGCAAATATGTGTGAGGAGCTCCCGCCAGATAGCATCATCCTGATATATGTGTCATCGTCATTGG GAACCTTTAACCCCGTTAGAACCGAAACTTCTGGTGGATctagaagattttcaaaaaatcaaGTGTTACTTTCGACTACCCATAATCAAAACACGTCCCCAGGAGACAAAAAGGGATACTTAAGTGGTTATTATGATACGTCTTTATGTTTGAGTCCACGTGGAATCGCAG GTTCAAATAATCTTTATCCTGGTGATTTGTTACCCTTCACTAGAAAGCCCCTGTTCTTTGTCATTGATAGTGATAACAGCCATGCATTCAAG attattcatggttcagAAAGGGGGGAGCCGTCGGCACTTTTACTTTCTCCATTGAGGCCGTCATTCAAGAACCCTCCAAATGTTGATGCTATAGAAAATGGGAGTCAGTTCACTCTGTTTTTGACAAATCCTTTGCTAGCATTCTGCCAATTGGTTGGCCTATCTGAGTCTGATCGAGAAACA GACAATTATAATGAGGCTGAAGACATAGTTGTAAATGCCCTTGCTAAATGGGAAGTGATGTtatgctcatcaacaacaattgATCTTGTTTGGGGTCAAGTACTTCCCGATCCTTTCCTCCGCCGTATTATTCTTAG ATTTATTTTCTGCCGTGCTGTGTTATCTCTCTTCCACCCTCCTGAAACAAGGGAATCATATGTGCCTGATTGCCTGCCGCATCTTCCTGATTTTGTATCACCCGATTCAGAAGCTGTTGAATCTCATATCCGAAGGCTTGCTAATTGCCTTAAAGTTTCCAATGCTTTCATTAAAACATAA
- the LOC130808498 gene encoding uncharacterized protein LOC130808498 — MLKVCALFMSSFSGSSRAIGNSQPTRCYCWMQIAMMRSWTPKNPGRRFMACKLYDIESGRRGCSFFRWIDADQVEWKRVTINELVEAKKELRNEVNVLRSRLSRSEYEKSCLVAEFGSEVAKAAAKVAGDGFDGGHVGRLKLAKKCSKAQFLAFLVVLFLGTLFKIMD, encoded by the exons ATGCTGAAGGTATGTGCATTGTT TATGTCTTCTTTTAGTGGTTCTTCTCGTGCCATTGGGAACTCACAACCTACTAGATGCTACTGTTGGATGCAAATTGCGATGATGAGGTCTTGGACCCCCAAAAATCCTGGTCGTAGGTTCATGGCTTGTAAATTATATGACATTGAAAGTGGAAGAAGGGGTTGCTCGTTCTTCAGGTGGATTGATGCTGATCAAGTAGAGTGGAAAAGGGTTACTATTAATGAGTTGGTGGAGGCGAAGAAGGAACTGAGGAATGAAGTGAATGTGCTGAGGAGTCGGTTGAGTAGGTCGGAGTATGAGAAATCATGTCTTGTTGCTGAGTTCGGATCAGAGGTTGCGAAGGCTGCTGCAAAGGTTGCTGGTGATGGATTTGACGGTGGGCATGTTGGGAGGTTGAAGCTGGCCAAAAAGTGCAGCAAAGCtcaatttttggcttttttggttgttttatttttaggaaCTCTATTTAAGATTATGGACTAG
- the LOC130807762 gene encoding uncharacterized protein LOC130807762 isoform X2 gives MALLRNGKLENGETQDPARTFRALVEKADRKFSRVRDLPAFGPGPNPARYLNKVFKAYTKVWEFQRKNRVKLVESGLTRWEIGEIASRIGQLYFGQYMRSSEARFLLESYVFYQAILNRRYFQEQGGGVSVRFKELRFYARFLLVALLLNRRHLVAFLVDRFKALVDDTRSTFRETNIKEWRLVVQEIVRFVNADKSFSNARPLRYCAMFDSHPVSLPFVARFHAKKVLKLNDAVLTSYHRNEVKFAELTLDTYRMLQCLEWESSGSSYQKHQNEPIESDVHNDFSGTSGLIDVNLAADLIDPTLPPNPRKAVLYRPTVTHFVAVIANMCEELPPDSIILIYVSSSLGTFNPVRTETSGGSRRFSKNQVLLSTTHNQNTSPGDKKGYLSGYYDTSLCLSPRGIAGSNNLYPGDLLPFTRKPLFFVIDSDNSHAFKIIHGSERGEPSALLLSPLRPSFKNPPNVDAIENGSQFTLFLTNPLLAFCQLVGLSESDRETDNYNEAEDIVVNALAKWEVMLCSSTTIDLVWGQVLPDPFLRRIILRFIFCRAVLSLFHPPETRESYVPDCLPHLPDFVSPDSEAVESHIRRLANCLKVSNAFIKT, from the exons ATGGCACTACTGCGTAACGGTAAATTGGAAAACGGGGAAACCCAAGATCCGGCCCGGACATTCCGAGCTTTGGTAGAGAAAGCAGACCGGAAATTTTCTAGGGTTCGTGACCTTCCTGCTTTCGGACCCGGACCTAACCCCGCCCGATACTTAAACAAAGTGTTCAAGGCATATACAAAAGTGTGGGAATTCCAGCGAAAAAATCGGGTCAAATTGGTGGAGTCGGGACTAACGAGGTGGGAAATTGGGGAGATCGCTTCTAGAATCGGGCAACTGTATTTCGGGCAGTACATGAGGAGTAGTGAAGCTCGATTTTTATTGGAATCGTATGTATTTTACCAAGCTATTCTAAATCGTAGGTATTTTCAAGAACAGGGTGGTGGGGTTAGTGTTAGGTTTAAGGAATTAAGATTTTATGCTCGCTTTTTGTTGGTTGCTTTGCTTTTGAACCGCCGTCATCTTGTTGCGTTCCTCGTTGACCGGTTTAAAGCTCTTGTTGATGATACTCGTTCTACTTTTCGG GAAACTAACATCAAAGAATGGAGACTAGTGGTACAAGAGATTGTTCGCTTTGTAAATGCTGATAAGTCATTCTCAAATGCACGACCTTTACGTTATTGTGCTATGTTTGACTCTCATCCAGTCTCTTTGCCGTTTGTGGCTCGTTTTCATGCCAAGAAAGTTCTTAAGTTGAACGATGCAGTGTTAACTAGCTATCACCGGAATGAG GTTAAGTTTGCGGAATTGACTTTAGACACATACAGAATGCTGCAATGTTTAGAATGGGAATCAAGCGGATCATCTTACCAAAAGCATCAAAATGAACCAATTGAAAGTGATGTTCATAACGACTTTTCTGGCACTTCTGGTTTAATTGATGTCAATTTGGCTGCTGATTTGATTGATCCAACATTGCCTCCAAATCCAAGGAAAGCAGTTCTCTATCGCCCGACAGTGACTCACTTTGTTGCA GTTATTGCAAATATGTGTGAGGAGCTCCCGCCAGATAGCATCATCCTGATATATGTGTCATCGTCATTGG GAACCTTTAACCCCGTTAGAACCGAAACTTCTGGTGGATctagaagattttcaaaaaatcaaGTGTTACTTTCGACTACCCATAATCAAAACACGTCCCCAGGAGACAAAAAGGGATACTTAAGTGGTTATTATGATACGTCTTTATGTTTGAGTCCACGTGGAATCGCAG GTTCAAATAATCTTTATCCTGGTGATTTGTTACCCTTCACTAGAAAGCCCCTGTTCTTTGTCATTGATAGTGATAACAGCCATGCATTCAAG attattcatggttcagAAAGGGGGGAGCCGTCGGCACTTTTACTTTCTCCATTGAGGCCGTCATTCAAGAACCCTCCAAATGTTGATGCTATAGAAAATGGGAGTCAGTTCACTCTGTTTTTGACAAATCCTTTGCTAGCATTCTGCCAATTGGTTGGCCTATCTGAGTCTGATCGAGAAACA GACAATTATAATGAGGCTGAAGACATAGTTGTAAATGCCCTTGCTAAATGGGAAGTGATGTtatgctcatcaacaacaattgATCTTGTTTGGGGTCAAGTACTTCCCGATCCTTTCCTCCGCCGTATTATTCTTAG ATTTATTTTCTGCCGTGCTGTGTTATCTCTCTTCCACCCTCCTGAAACAAGGGAATCATATGTGCCTGATTGCCTGCCGCATCTTCCTGATTTTGTATCACCCGATTCAGAAGCTGTTGAATCTCATATCCGAAGGCTTGCTAATTGCCTTAAAGTTTCCAATGCTTTCATTAAAACATAA